DNA sequence from the Lagenorhynchus albirostris chromosome 5, mLagAlb1.1, whole genome shotgun sequence genome:
agggcttccctggtggcacagtggttgagagtctgcctgccgatgcagggtacacgggttcgtgccccagtccgggaagatcccacatgccgcggagcggttgggcccgtgagccatggccgctgagactgcgcgcccggagcctgtgctccgttaagggagaggccacaacagtgagaggcccgcgtaccgcaaaaaaaaaaagaaaaaattggcaCTGTCAAATCAGGCAGAGATTAAACTGAAGTGGAAAAGTACCTATTATAGATACTTTAAATCTTCTaagataaaatcaaataattatgcCTTACTACCTACCAAAGacattggtaaaaaaaaaatagttacaagGCGCTATACTACCTTCCCTTCTGTAACTAAAATGGCTGTCAAATATATTAATCCtatttattatgaaattatttttaaaatttattttctttctttaatactaaagtaaaatacattttggaaatcTGCATGGAATGTTCCCAACAGGTTGGTTCTTTATTTTTAGCAGGGTCTGAGTTATATAGGGTCATTatttcaaatacatgaaaagacatCATCCCcccaaatacaaaaacaaacctggtCTTGTGTTATATTAAATAATGATCTCAACCATTTAATACAAAACAACATACTTTTTGGGGGTGTATGTTAACAAGACAAAATACAAGTTGTTTATAGGAGGAAAAGGATTTAATGACTAAGATATGTCTTTTGTGGAATACCATTCACCCTTATGTCCCTTTTTCACCAGTAATGTCTTATCTGCTCTAATCCCTTCAAGATTCAAGTTCAGTACTACAAACGCAGAGATTTTCTAGTTTTCAgcatagatttttcttttaacattgttTTCAGAATGCTTTAAACAATTAGTTTTACAACTATTATctcaaatatatgtttaaaattcacAGTACAGCCCATATTCAATAAGGCCATAGCTTTTACATCTTTTTGGATCACAgaccatttaatattttaataagaactctctccagaaaaattaaaaattatatatccaGAGTTTTGCAAGTAGTACAGGGGTTTCAAGGCTCCACTGACCACCGTTTAGTATAAAAACCCTTGTCATAAAAGGATGAAATCAAACAATAGGTTTAGATTtcaaaggtttaatttttttttttttttttttttttttgggccgtgcTGCACAGCTTACAGAAtactagttccccaaccagggattgaacccaggccctccgcagtgaaagcgcagactcctaaccactggaccaccagggaattctctcaaaagtttaatatttttaaaaatagagaattagggacttccctgccggtccagtggttaagactttgagcTCCCACTGTAGAGGAGCTCCCTACAGCTCCCACTATAGTTCCCActgtccctggtcggggaactaagatcccacacgctgtgctgtgtggccaaaaaaataaattaaaaaaaatttttttaataaaaataaaaaatagagaaatctaTTTCAGGTGTTGAACAAATTTTTTATGATTGATCaggcaaaattaaaatatttacaaaggagtaccacgcagcttgcgggatcttccccgaccagggattgagcccaggcGACCACtctgaaagcccagaatcctaaccactaggccaccagggaagtccaaggaggGAGTTTTTAGTTTTAGTCTCAGCTAATCTTAGCTAATCTTATAAGAGCTTTTCAAACTCATCTTTTGATTTAAACGGGTTGCAACCAATGTGCAAATGGAAATACTGATATAaagagatgtatatatatatatatgtatttataaacgtatatatgtatttatattcaaTATTAGCCAGTAAATATATAATTCATTAACTGGAGGAGTTAATTTTCATACTTGAGGGTAGAGTTTATCAGGATCTGTTAGtaaggaaaaacacacacaaaaataggcAGTGTTTTCTAGCAGATTTACAACAAACAGATCCTCACATTCAGGTAGATCATTTATAAGATGCCATCAGTGATCAGTGTATGCAACATTGATATTAACAAGTCATTTTTTTGGCAAACCTTACAAGCATGTATCCAAATAACCAAATGACTACAATTCAAAGCAAGTGCTCATTTCTAGAGCAAGTGTAATTAATGGAATGGCTTTCACCTTACCGTTAAggcttaaaatacattttaaaacttcaagTCATCAATGATTTATAAACTTAAAGTACGTTTGAAAGTATGTATAATTTGTAATAATATGGGGAAAAGATAAAGGTAATTATGGCAATGTGAGCTTCTTAATACAAAAGTTAAAAACCAAAATACAGGGCtgccctgctggcgcagtggttgagagtccgcttgccgatacAGGGGAGATGGGTGCgtgcccctggtccgggaagatcccacgtgccgcggagcggctgggcccgtgagccatgtccgctgagcctgcgcgtccggagcctgggctccgcaacgggagaggccgcagcggtgagaggctcgcgtaccgcaaaaaaaacaacaacaaaaaaacaaaattaaaatacatttcacaTATGAGAGTTAGTAGGTTTTCTTTATTCATGTAAACATTTTGATTATAATACATGACAAAGGACAACACACGTTACAAAGTACTGTAGTCTATGGTTTGGGATGTCTCTAGGACGATTTTCCAGCTGATTCTTCAGGATCTGAAAGTGATGCCCAACACAGGCTTTCCAATGGCAATGCATGAGTTCTAGAAGCCACTGCCTCTATCTTTCTTCAGATGCTGAGTGCCATTTTTTCCCACCCATTTTATCCTCCATTATTTATAAAAACCCCACTCTAAAATTCAACCTAtgttataaaattaacaaaatcaaaCATTAGTATGTATTTTCCCACaaagataataattattaaataagagTCAActgatatggggacatatgtataactgattcacttttgttataaagcagaaactaatacaccattgtaaagcaattatactccaataaagatgttaaaaaaaaataagagtcaaCTTAATATCTTTTTCTCTAACTTTTGAAGGCTTTATGTAATCTCTAAAGAGTCTGAGTACCATACAacacaaaatatgcaaagaacctTATTACCAGGTACACATAATATGTTGGAAATTGCTAAAGTACTCAAAAGCTTAATTCTCCTGGGATAGCAATTCCCCACCAGAAACTATAGTTTACAAACAGAAGGATGTgttttaataaaaggaaacataGTACCTGATTCGGTATAATTGTGAGAGCTTTTCTCATTAGTACAGTGCTTAATTAAGAAATCTTTTTCCAACACATTATTTGTCAAAGGCACAAaatgtctttgtctctctcttcaaaACAGTTTCTAAAATTACActattattcatttaaatttttcttaatcagtaagttttactgtttttctctcaataataaaaagaagactaCTTAAAGAAAAacgtttaatttttattttcaaaactttgCCATGAACATACATACAACATTAAATTTGAACCACTTGTGAGCTGTCCATGTGCCATGAAGCACTTATGACAAAAAACCACATGTAAGCTTTACGGTAAAATTAACAAGTAATCAAAATATCTTCCaaaagggggaagagggaggggaaccAATAAAAGTCAtagctttcattttataaaaaatagtttGAATAATCTTCCTATAAGTCGTTAATGCTTACAAAAGcaggaaatacatttaaaatagtcTTTTTAACACAGATTCATTAGCACAATGTGGTTATGGTTAGAAAAGTTAAAACTAAAATGGTTTTTCAGTAGTTTATATTCTCTTCTCAACAAATTCCACAACAAATTTAACCAATTTACAATTCAAAATAAGATTTAACTGCCAACAAGGCCAAACTAGTTGTAGTTAGTACCTGAATATCAAGCTCTGttccatttaatatattttaccaaacattttaaTATAGCTCAATGATAGGTACTGATAACAATACTTGACTGCATGGTTACCACCCATGACTACTGCATTGCAGCTTAAAACATGCTTTGGTCagtaaattaaaaagacataaatcAAATAACAAGATCAGAAAAGTTGTTTTAGTACCAATTTCCTGACCTTAAGTAAACTTTAAATACATTGACAAGGCAaggaaaagtatatttaaatatacagagaGGTCTCTATATTTTTAACCATTtgacattttatattaataatttcctgttttaaataatattttatactcCTGTACACTGATTATCATAACTCTCTGAGTTAAAACTAAACTAGAGTTACCTTTCTAGAATGTCCAGTAGTGAATGCATTACTTGCTTCTTTTGCACTTCCATGAAGATGGTCCTTCATCCTGTAACTTTTTAAGTTTTGGACCAAGACAGAACCACCAACCAAAtccaataaaaacacaaataatggACTCCACATAATAACCATCCAGTGCTGTAACACATGAGCCACCGAGTTTTTTGCaaagctgtaaaaataaaattataatatcaaTAAATACTCCACAATTTCAAAATGGAAGTATTCAGCAATTACATGTTTCTACTTTGTTATTTAAAGGATTAATCAAAATATACTTTTGTTAAAACATTTCATTCACTCCAAGTGACAAAACAAGTTAATGCATCTTAATCTCTCTAATGCTACTAACagtattaaaaagaattttcagcTCTTGCTGTAAACAATATTCATTTTCAAGATACAGCTTTTCATATTTGGAAATGTGAGGAAATTTCCAAGGAATTTACTCTAGAAGTGGGTTATtgttactttgaaataatttatcaACAAACTACTAACCATTCAGTTTTAACACCATTTGTTATATGAATAGCCAATGGAACTCTCCTTCTTATATCATTATATACCTTAGCTATTAATCatgcatttattaaatgcctagtGTATAAGGACAATGGTACACaaggtgaaggagagagagactgcTCCTCCCTTGCTGAGAAGCAACTTCAAGTGAGCTTCACTTACTGATGTGAGTGTGTTTATACCCTCAGTTATGATGGGAAAGAAAAAGCTATTAGAAACTATGGGcagatacaattttaaaaagatgtagtACTTCTAGAggcaaaaatgaggaaattaataaCTTAATATTACCTTAACATTATCTAAAATTGCAACATACTTACCTCAACAGCATCATGTGTTCGGCAATTCTGGTTTGATGCTCCTACACACTCTTTCACTGTGAGGGGATCTACCAGCCAAAGAGCTACCGTAGAAGGCCAGTTTCCTCCCAGGTTAGACACAGTATTTAAAAGGGTCATATATGTTCCGCCAATAAGTGGATCACTAACCTTCGCATTGAAAGCCATTATGGAAACATACATGCTATACAATGTAACCTacagagaaaatgtaaaacatcTTCAGTACAATTAGACTTTAAAAAGCTATGGTCTAACTTAAGAACATTGAAAGCATAAAccagaaaattaattttcatgaCTCTTATTAAActcaatcaacaaacatttattgagcacctactacaagCCAGGCTTTAATGTCTGGTCATGgcaatacaaagatgaataagacacagtccctCTGTGCCCTTGAAGAATTTATTCTAAGCTGGGAAAATAGGGAATAAATAGTTATGATGAAATGTGGTAAGTATTGAAAAAAGAAGTACATACATTGTGCTATCAGAGCCTAAATATATGGGAGATTAATTTTATCACAAGTAGTCAAGGAAGGCTCAACTGAGAATGACAGATGAGGTAGTATTGAAAGATCCATATAGTAATAAGCAAAACACTATATTTACACTATACCTAAATATATCATATGTgtgtatagtatatatgtattatacatacaAGCACTCAAATATTCAAAgggaatatgaatatataattatatgtatataattcaaaatttatgtgacaaactaaagagaaaaatctccttGAGAGGCAAGAATTAACCCTTCATTTAGGAACATGAAAACAACCCATGTTTCTAAAATAGAATTCCTTTGAATACTGTTCCATGGGATGTTCATAGAAAAAGGAGTTCCAAAGTCAAATAAGACTGAGAAACACTAAGTTACACAAAATTAGACTGTAGGCCTCCTGAAAGCCTTTAGAATATAAACTTAAGGGCAGGGATTCTGGCATGATTtattcactgttttattttagtaCTTACAATGGTTCCTGGCATGGAATAGGTGTATTCACTTAATACTTGCTGAAGGAATGATTAAGATGCTACATAAAGAGGGGTTATGTCATGTATCATTTCTCAAATTTACTTGGCCTTGTAATATTTTTACCACAAAGCATCTGGTTTTCTGAGTTTCGATGACTATACTTTGGAAAATTCTCTAATGAAATCCAAAGCCAAACAAATGATTTTTGGACAACtacatcatatttttctttacttactcAAGAAGTGAAGCATTACTAAGCTAAACTACTTCTCTTAGCTTCAATTTGGCACCTAGCATTAACTatgtgcaaaacaaaaaaaaaattatatttgacacCTTAGCCTCAGTGTTTTTACATACAGCTAGTCAGACATGATCCACTACGGAATTCTCCTAAATGATATAAATGTATGCAAAAAATTACTGAGGTTAACTGGTAGTCATATTTCTAGGTTTCAGTTAAAAACAGTGAGGAGTtggtaaatataattttcaaagagTTTAAACTAGGAACTATAGGTCCAAAGTGAATCTGAAACACACATTAGCAATAACTGCAACTGAGTCCCAAAGGTTACTACTGGGCATCTGCCATTTATTTGAACCATTTATTCCCAGGGAAAGAAAAACCCATTCTGCAACAGCAGCTTGGGTGAGACTATGGAAAAGTGGAGATCAGTTCTTTTGGGGATTacaaacatttaataaagaaaaaaagcagattaaCACCCAGCTTCCAAAACCACAAAGAATAAGTCATAATTTttaatacagggaattccctggtggtccagtggttaagactccatgctttcctgccaagggcctgggttcaatcccaggtcagggagggaagaaagaaaggaaaggaaaggaaggaaagaaagagagaaagagaaagaaagaaaggaagaaagaaagaaagaaagaaagaaagaaagaaagaaagaaagagagagagagaaagaaaaagaaaggaaggaaggaagaaagaaaggaagaaagaaaaagaaagaaagaaaaaggaagaaagaaagagagaaagaaagaaagaaagaaaggaaggaaggaaggaagaaagaaaggaagaaagaaaggaagaaagaaaggaagaaagaaaggaaaagaaagaaagaaaaatttaatacagAATCTAAACCAAAAACCTGGGACATATAATCTAGAAGCTGTCATTATTTCTCAAtactttcagaaaaaagaaaataccgggactagaagaaggaaagaatccCTAATCTAGGGATGAACTGAGGGATACTTAGCAAGGGTAGAATTCTTAATTAACTTTGGGATAAATTCTGAaatgtaacaaatatttgttgaatgaacaaaagaaaaaaaaatgaagtgaatgAAGAAGAAACTCTCTTTCTATGAATAaaactcattaaaataaaatccaaaaaataaaaatataaaaaataaaatccacaagGTTTAAAGTTCACTGTCAAGTAATTTCTTCAGAAACAGATTCGTgcttaaatcttaaaatttatttttcatcatcattttaaGGCAATTGTAGAAGAacttcttctttattttacataGGACAGTTTACTTCCTGGGAAAAACCATGGCAAGCTTACCTGATGTAACGCATAACTGAGCAGCACtataatatagtaatatatagGGAATCCCCCTTGATGTTCTACTTTAGGAGTCCACCAGACCAGTAGAGCATATTCTAATCCAAGCAATAatctatagaaaaagaaagaaaggtggagCTGACCTCCATTTTAggttaaaaaacaataacaaaaacagaaatctgtGTGCCTACCATATGAAAGAAGCCTGTATCTAAAACCTGTTAGGAagttaaaaagagataaaagtgcATATAAATGATACTGAAGTTAAAGACGTTTTTCAAGCCTTTTTCCATATACACTCTATACACAGATATTAGTGATACTGATAACCGCTCCTTATTTAACCTCTCTTATTTAGTaaggtttcatttcatttttacctGTAGGGCATGGCTTTGTAAAATATGTTTAGTGGCTGGGGACCTGCAGTATATTTGCTGATAATCAGAGGCAATATTATTTGCAAAGGAACCATTGGAACTGCCAATAAGGCTAAATGTTCTTTGGGTACTCCCTCTTCTACCAATTTCAGTCCTGTTACTGCATCTGCTGCTGAAAAACCAATCtgcaatataaaaacaaaaaaatattttaatttgtgacttatgaaatattttcctcCAAGCATATGTAAGTAATTTAAGAACCTCAGTCTCATTATTGACCCATGCCAGTTACAAGTAAGTATCATATTATTATATCTGGTACAGCAATCAAGTTATGGAGGTACACTTTGCCCTTATGGTCTACTAACAATATGAAGTAAAAACAAGTGAAAATTCAGCACTCTTAGGAACTGTAATTTTAATTACAACtaaatttccatttcaaaaagTTCTATATCTTACAATAAACAGAGTCCAAGTCCAAACCTactgatttgtatattttaagtttaaaagaaaagcctTTGACTCCAAATAAATCTGGTTAAAATGAAGCATCATTGCCACAAACCATACACATTTTTGATGATTTCTGACTGACAACGAAATTTCCAAAAAGTCACCtagcttttcaaaaataattctgaGAAAACATTATATCTAAGAGGTTGAGTTAAATGAGGGGTAAGAAAAGGTATAgttaaattaattcttaaaaacaacaaaaacaaataagaatgCTAAAAGTAGTGGGTAAAAGTTTGAGGTGAAATAAGATATTTAGATAGTCTCAAAGTATTTCCCCACAAATtagtttttaattacaaaaggaaaaatagtaactttgcaATGGATTAACAAGGTAATCAAGGTTAACAACAGTATTTAATGGATAAAGGGACATGATATGGCTCCTGATATAATTCCCTGAAGATGTCACAGTATTATTTCTATGATATTTCTGACATAAATACACAGCACGAACCTAAACATGAAGAAACATTAGACAAACATAAATGGAAGGCCATTCTACAGAATAACTGGTCTGTCTTCTTTAAAAGTGTCCAGGTCACcacatactactatgtataagatagataaccaacaaggacctattatatagcacagggaactctactcaatattctgtgataacctatatgagaaaagaatctaaaaaagaataaatatattgtatatgtataactgaatcactctgctgtacacctgaaacaaaacattgtaaatcaactatatgccaataaaataaaataataaattttttttaaaaaagtgtccaGGTTGTGAAGGACAAAGAAAGGCTCATActaactaaatgcaatgtgtgatcctGAACTGGATCCCTGACCAGGAACAAATAAAGTTATAAAGGCTGCTCTGGGGACAACTGGTGAAATCTGGATATGCACTGTGATTAGAAAATAGTACTATATCAATtgaaatttcctaattttttattaAGTTGTGGCTTTGTAAGAGAAAGTACTTGTTTTTAGGAGATACATACTTAAGGTATTTACGGATAAAGGGACATGATATGTACAAACTACTCTCAAATACTTCataagaaatatgtaaaatagCACAATTTACAGAATAAAGAAAGTGGAGCTAAATGTTAAAAATCACAGAATTTAGATAAACATATATGGACATTCTTTCAACTATACAAGTAAATTTTCAGTAAGtgtgaaaatatacaaataaaaatttttttaatgataaatattactttaaatacttttaaatacttTAACTTCTCGGAATGGAGCCAAAAAgcaaatttcacataaaaaattAAAGGTCAGAGATATTTCATTTAAGTCCAGAAAAGAATTTCACTTATACTTAACACATTCTCTTTGTAAACATTAGATATACAAACTGACTTCAACATTTACTCTGTCTTAAAAGTGGTACAGGAGATATTTGTAATACGCATATCTAATAAAAAAACTcatatccaggatatataaaaaataaaacttctacaAATTTAAAGAGAAGGGTAACTCtggatattcaaatggccaataatCATACGAGAAGATGCTCAACTtctttagtcatcagggaaatgcaaattataactaTAATGAGATGCCACTACACACCTACCAGAAAGGTTAAAATTGAAAAGACAATACATGTGGTTTCAAGGCTGCGTAGTGATTAGAACTCCCTTACAGTGCTGGTGGTAGAGAAAATTGGAACAATGACTTTGTAAAACTGTTTGGCAGTATATATTATGCTTTTCTTAAtgaccagcaattctactcccagGTATTTACCCATCAGAAATGTTCACCTATGTTCCCCAAAAGTAATTTACATGAAatttcatagaagcactattaaTAATAGTCCAAAAGTAGAAATAACCTAAACATTTGTtgatagaatggataaattgtggcatattcatacaatggaatattataagcAATGAGATGAACAAACTATTGCTATAAATAACAATATGGataaattatacaaatatgaTGTTGAGTGAAAGAGCACAACAGCTAGACATAAGAATACATACTggatattccatttatataaaactcaaaagcagggaaaactaatctatggtgttaAAAGTTAGGAGAGATGTTACTTTTGGTGAGGTTTACTCTACAGGGGTAACATGGGATTCTAGACTCTGTATTTGAAGCAACtccttatacattgctggtgacagtataatttattattaaaatcttttaaaaagcaatttaacaATCATATTCACTGATCCATTAATTCCTCACTTAAGAATCTATTGGAAGGAAATATTCAGAACACCAAAGAGttacacacaaaaatattcactagtacatttttataattaaaacgcACGGCAAATTAAATATacaacaatagaaaaatgagtaCATTATGGCAAATTTATATACTGTGACAATTTATAGctattaaaaagtatattataaaatattatttaatgataCAGGAATATGGAATaagacaataacaaaataaaaaattatacagtCTGATCCAATTCCACTTTTAaagtatttgtgtgtatatatattaatattaattcttaATTATAATTAATGTATTAATTATATATGTCAAGTTTAtgtacacacatgtgcatgcacacacatacaaacataggGGAAAAAAGGAGGCTGGAGGGAAATATACCAAAAATGTTACCAATGGTTATGTCTAAATGATATAATTAGATAATACTATTATCTTCCTTGAAACTTCTAGCATTTCTAAAGTTGAACCTTAAGTTTAAACCTTCCTAACATTTCCTAAAAATGTAACCCTCCTTATCCTTAGAGAGGAGGAAAAACTCAGTACTTCAAAACAATGAGGCTGTAATTTTTACTTCAGGGTTATCAAAAGATAGCTGTGAAAGTATTTATGTTGATAGGtttaaatataatatgaaaatcctataactgattttatattttaggaTATTAATTCCAATACTAGCAATAGTTCACTATAACAAAATATACTTACCTTTCTTCTAAtataatctctttaaaatgttttagaactATAAAATTAAGACATCTTAATACAGAAAACATACAGAATTCTTAAAAAGTCACCAAAACCCCCCTTTATTTGATAGTATATTTCcttctaacattttaaaataatccaactgatttttaaatggacTTCTAATAATCATACATTTCCATATCTTTGTAAATTACATtctaagtaaataattttaataccTTTGACATTAGGTATATACTCATTCTAACAGTAGagagctattatttttttaaggtattcATTTCCATCCCAAGCATTaatatcattcatttaaaaactcaCATTAGAAGTACTTCAAATtggcataatttttttcaagatctTAAGACATTTAGCTTACTTTGAAGTTATGTTTGATTTGATATCATCACaccttttaaaacacatttagtAAACAAAGTATATTAGTTTTTATTGTTAAATTCTAATATTACTGGAAAGGGACTTACGAAAAGGCAACAGAAGTATTCCATGATATTGTTAATTGTAACAGAATGGGGAATTTGCTTTATAAATCTCCTACCTTTGCAGTTAGAATCAGAAGGCAAAATGTCAGAACTGCAGGCATTTTTATAATTGCAAAAAGCAGCTTGTAAGTATCTGTGATCCCTTgggtttcttcttttcctactgatacttctttgttttcttttttcagaaggGCAACTAAAGTTGTTGTTATCAAAAATACAGTTccccagaagaaaaggaagtctgaaattaaaaatgttttaaatctatAATTAACCTTTGAAATAACATGTCTTCATTGATACTAAATAATTCTGTACACAACTTTTCCTCAActaaaatctgttaaaaaaaatgaacacatagGGCTTGTCATGTTCAAGGCACCAGATGAGGCACAGCAGATGAATAAGACAGTCCTGTCTCTGTTAAACATACATTACATAGACAGTGATACTTAACAAGGAAAGGGTTTAGTGGGttgaatgaaataaaagttaCCAAACTGTGACACCTGCTGTGTCATTTTATTCAAGGAAACTGCTTAAGGGCAGGAGATGATTTTCATATCCCATAAGATCCATCTTAAGTCATACTTCTTAAGCACTTAAACCATTTCAGTTCTTTATTAAATTTTGACAACTTAAACAACAAACAGATGATCATTTACATTAGACtttctgccttttgtttttaactttttttttttttttttttttttgcggtacgtgggcctctcactgctgtggcctctcccgttgcggagcacaaggctccggacgcgcaggctcagcggccatagctcacgggcccagccgctctgcggcatgtgggatcttcccagaccggggcacgaacccgtgtcccctgcattggcaggcggactctcaaccactgcgccaccaggtaagcccctgccttttgtttttaaactttgtttttaatgtgtttaaGAATAAGCTTCTCTTTCAATACTATGATACATAAGTAATTTTCTCGTACTTGTAGATGcacaaaaaagacacatgaagagta
Encoded proteins:
- the SLC33A1 gene encoding acetyl-coenzyme A transporter 1 isoform X1, whose translation is MSPTISHKDSSRQRRPGTFNHSLDMKSGPLPPGAWDDNYPELVDGEGDQEAFLRDIGASDFSKPPRSCRAELSSILLLLFLYVLQGIPLGLAGSIPLILQSKNVSYTDQAFFSFVFWPFSLKLLWAPLVDAVYFRNFGRRKSWLVPTQYILGLFMIYLSTQVDHLLGNTDGRTPDVVALTVTFFLFEFLAATQDIAVDGWALTMLSRENVGYASTCNSVGQTAGYFLGNVLFLALESADFCNKYLRFQPQPRGIVTLSDFLFFWGTVFLITTTLVALLKKENKEVSVGKEETQGITDTYKLLFAIIKMPAVLTFCLLILTAKIGFSAADAVTGLKLVEEGVPKEHLALLAVPMVPLQIILPLIISKYTAGPQPLNIFYKAMPYRLLLGLEYALLVWWTPKVEHQGGFPIYYYIIVLLSYALHQVTLYSMYVSIMAFNAKVSDPLIGGTYMTLLNTVSNLGGNWPSTVALWLVDPLTVKECVGASNQNCRTHDAVELCKKLGGSCVTALDGYYVESIICVFIGFGWWFCLGPKLKKLQDEGPSSWKCKRSK